A single Ascochyta rabiei chromosome 4, complete sequence DNA region contains:
- a CDS encoding Lactoylglutathione lyase yields MSPTCSQTPIPCSDPTIGYRLNHFMLRISDPSRTLHFYTHLMGMRLVFSRDVGPMTVYYLGYPSTAEHRADQEAYARDTSPHSVLTSTLGLLEFCHYHVDSARAGEEKDGVKITTGVDPPFLGFNHLGFTVPDVPAAVERLMRSGVVVVKGVGEGPNESVPITRWERETGVASTMELSKGFEALFKQIAFVRDPDGYLVELVPQVLQ; encoded by the exons ATGAGCCCGACATGCTCCCAAACCCCCATCCCCTGTTCTGATCCTACTATAGGCTACCGTCTAAATCACTTCATGCTGCGCATCAGCGATCCTTCGCGCACTCTGCACTTCTACACACATCTCATGGGCATGCGCCTCGTCTTCAGCCGCGACGTCGGGCCTATGACGGTGTACTACCTCGGCTACCCGTCGACAGCCGAGCACCGTGCTGATCAGGAGGCATACGCGCGGGACACGAGTCCGCATTCTGTGCTCACGAGCACGCTGGGGCTGTTGGAGTTTTGCCATTACCATGTTGATTCGGCGCGCGCGGGGGAGGAGAAGGACGGTGTCAAGATTACTACGGGTGTCGATCCGCCGTTCTTGGGATTCAATCATCTGGGATTCACGGTCCCGGATGTGCCGGCTGCTGTGGAGCGGTTGATGCGGAGCGGGGTGGTGGTCGTCAAGGGGGTGGGGGAAGGCCCGAATGAGAGCGTGCCGATTACGAGGTGGGAAAGAGAGACAGGAGTTGCGAGTACGATGGAGTTGAGCAAAGGGTTTGAGGCGTTGTTCAAACAGATTGCTTTTGTGAGGGATCCG GACGGATATCTTGTCGAGTTGGTGCCGCAGGTCCTACAGTAA
- a CDS encoding alpha-actinin, producing MAPLEQQWVKVQQKTFTKWLNSKLKIRDVEIQDLITDLSDGISLIHLLEILSNESLGRYASRPKLRVQKFENVNKSLDYIRSRGIQMTNIGAEDVVDGNSKIILGLIWTLILRFTISDINEEGLSAKEGLLLWCQRKTACYDEVEVRDFSTSWNDGLAFCALLDIHRPDLIDYDSLDKSDHRGNMQLAFDIASKEIGIPDLLDVEDVCDVAKPDERSLMTYIAYWFHAFSQMERVENAGRRVEKFVQNMQGAWQMQNDFEERMRKLLAAIAAQRTQWEEAKFDGTYTDARNQSTEFTAWKRKSKRNWVAEKSDLAGLLGNIKTKLATYRLRPYDPPAELSLETLDTAWAGLMKAERDRSQIINETIRDIKNALRKSFADKANDFALALNTLGTSISALEGEVEDQLEHTKEISKSLAPLDEYLNLIASIDEQCAEANIEENDFTTYTYDELEYELSLVRNSVSKKLAFLENQMVARNMTNLTPIQLEEFESVFRHFDRDLSNSLAELEFSAALASLGLVYDDEEMHQKFRETSGGRDYVTFEQFIRFMVDETEDQNTAEQVFESFKEVADGKPYVTELDLRHSLVPDEVIDDLVATMPEHKGPDMQEDRDIAKYDYITYMERYMGAKREQQQVNGG from the exons ATGGCGCCGCTTGAGCAGCAATGGGTCAAGGTCCAGCAGAAGACCTTCACCAAGTG GCTGAACAGCAAACTCAAGATCCGAGATGTCGAAATCCAGGACCTGATCACAGACCTGTCTGATGGC ATCAGCCTCATCCACCTCCTCGAGATCCTCAGCAACGAATCGCTCGGCCGCTATGCCTCCCGCCCGAAGCTGCGAGTGCAGAAGTTCGAGAATGTCAACAAGTCCCTGGACTACATCCGCAGTCGCGGCATCCAGATGACCAACATCGGCGCAGAAGATGTGGTAGACGGCAACAGCAAGATCATTCTAGGTCTGATCTGGACGCTCATTCTGCGCTTCACCATCAGCGACATCAACGAAGAGGGTCTGAGTGCAAAGGAAGGTCTGTTGCTATGGTGTCAGCGCAAGACAGCCTGCTACGACGAGGTGGAAGTGCGCGACTTTTCCACCAGCTGGAACGACGGTCTGGCTTTCTGCGCCCTCCTGGACATTCACCGCCCCGACTTGATCGACTACGATAGTCTCGACAAGAGCGACCACCGCGGCAACATGCAGCTTGCCTTCGACATTGCTTCCAAAGAGATCGGCATTCCAGACCTGCTCGACGTGGAAGACGTGTGCGATGTAGCGAAGCCTGACGAACGCTCGCTCATGACATACATTGCTTACTGGTTCCACGCCTTCTCGCAGATGGAGCGAGTCGAAAACGCAGGCCGACGAGTGGAGAAGTTTGTGCAGAACATGCAAGGTGCATGGCAGATGCAAAACGACTTCGAAGAACGCATGCGGAAACTTCTCGCAGCAATTGCCGCGCAGCGAACGCAGTGGGAAGAGGCCAAGTTCGACGGCACATACACGGACGCCAGAAATCAGTCGACTGAGTTCACAGCATGGAAACGCAAGAGCAAGCGCAATTGGGTCGCAGAGAAGTCGGATCTGGCTGGGTTGCTGGGAAACATCAAGACCAAACTGGCAACCTATCGCTTACGGCCATACGATCCTCCAGCGGAGCTGAGCCTGGAAACGTTGGATACGGCATGGGCAGGTTTGATGAAAGCGGAGCGTGACCGCTCACAAATCATCAATGAAACGATCCGTGACATCAAAAACGCTCTCCGCAAGTCGTTCGCAGACAAAGCTAACGACTTTGCCCTCGCACTGAACACACTTGGTACATCCATATCAGCGCTAGAGGGCGAAGTTGAGGACCAGCTGGAGCACACTAAAGAGATCAGCAAATCCCTCGCGCCATTGGATGAATACTTGAACCTCATCGCATCGATTGACGAACAGTGCGCCGAAGCAAATATCGAAGAGAACGACTTCACAACATACACGTACGATGAACTGGAGTACGAGCTGAGCCTGGTGCGCAACTCTGTCTCTAAAAAGCTCGCTTTCCTGGAGAATCAGATGGTTGCCCGTAACATGACCAACCTGACCCCGATACAACTTGAAGAATTCGAGTCGGTATTCCGACATTTCGATCGTGACTTGTCGAATTCGCTGGCCGAGCTGGAGTTCTCGGCAGCTCTGGCAAGTCTAGGTCTTGTGTATGACGACGAAGAGATGCACCAGAAGTTCCGCGAAACGAGTGGTGGTCGTGACTATGTCACTTTTGAGCAGTTCATTCGCTTCATGGTCGATGAGACAGAGGATCAAAACACTGCTGAGCAAGTGTTCGAATCGTTCAAGGAGGTTGCTGATGGCAAG CCGTATGTTACTGAGCTTGATCTCCGTCACTCTCTCGTCCCTGACGAAGTCATCGACGACCTTGTTGCCACCATGCCAGAACACAAAGGTCCGGATATGCAAGAGGACCGCGACATTGCCAAATACGACTACATCACGTATATGGAGCGGTACATGGGTGCAAAACGTGAACAGCAGCAGGTAAATGGTGGATAG
- a CDS encoding Non-specific serine/threonine protein kinase, which translates to MYSNNQFMDARPAPRPPTDRPRLALTPNTSNTLPGNMAGLSMQSPAYGHVSQGSLSRTQTERSVSSSAVVKEGMVKVKDEGLFKSFVWADRWLVLKEFELNFFKSANASKVSNTIQLRDILGVERSDTQPLSFEITRSLNHSKGSSPPRDGPTKIITCKVETDDDVYSWIDSIYQRCPSMGGVSNPTNFTHRVHVGFDPTSGAFVGLPVEWEKLLTASALTKDDYAKNPKAVLEVLEFYTEKLVKRSEDPQQYSSLTPTPGLNSGSEKQLGYGGGNSVAPPRPAPPASYQRMDSYSAGSRQDTPPTGGYAAPLQNSASQADRYDQERRRQEEQARMQRERERERQRQEQERRDREEMAAYNASIPQKKVPIAQQEFGGGSYDDRDPSPSSTSRYNPSRAAPSAPAAQRAPAAQAPGSLRQMAAQRPAPSAPRPQQNGAGYTTSPQSKIPTSQQRPPMQSSSSYSGSQTQVPQVRAQPQQQKQYQGSSAAPKPLNVAKPTGAPANDAVKKAEAALTSKPKEEAPRKDVRMSSMSESEVMAKLREVVSKDKPLESYNKQKKIGQGASGSVYVARIREGATSSMARRILQENGPRAQVAIKQMDLRNQPRKELIVNEIIVMKDSKHPNIVNFLDAFLQEEQSELWVVMEFMEGGALTDVIDNNPTITEDQIATICFETCKGLEHLHNQNIIHRDIKSDNVLLDGRGNVKITDFGFCAKLTEQRSKRATMVGTPYWMAPEVVKQKEYGNKVDIWSLGIMAIEMIESEPPYLNEEPLKALYLIATNGTPRLKKPDKLSKELKAFLSVCLCVDVKSRASASELMSHDFLKSGCSLNSLSQLLNFRKNGSH; encoded by the exons ATGTATTCGAATAACCAGTTCATGGACGCCCGTCCGGCGCCACGACCACCGACAGACCGTCCCCGCCTTGCCCTCACCCCGAACACCAGCAACACACTGCCTGGGAACATGGCCGGTCTGAGCATGCAGTCGCCTGCTTACGGCCATGTCTCACAGGGCTCCTTGTCCCGCACACAAACAGAGAGAAGCGTCTCCTCATCGGCCGTGGTCAAGGAAGGCATGGTCAAAGTCAAGGACGAGGGTCTGTTCAAGTCGTTTGTCTGGGCGGATCGGTGGCTTGTGCTGAAGGAGTTCGAGCTCAACTTCTTCAAGAGCGCAAACGCATCCAAGGTATCCAACACGATTCAGTTGCGAGATATTCTAGGCGTAGAGAGGTCTGACACGCAACCGCTCTCGTTCGAAATCACACGATCGCTCAACCACAGCAAAGGCTCGTCGCCGCCTCGCGACGGACCAACAAAAATCATCACTTGTAAGGTCGAAACAGACGACGATGTCTACTCCTGGATTGACAGCATATACCAGCGCTGCCCTAGCATGGGTGGTGTCAGCAATCCTACAAACTTCACCCACAGAGTCCACGTTGGCTTCGATCCAACAAGCGGCGCATTCGTTGGGCTGCCTGTAGAATGGGAGAAGCTGCTTACGGCGTCTGCGCTAACCAAAGATGATTATGCGAAGAATCCCAAGGCTGTACTCGAAGTGTTGGAATTCTATACCGAAAAACTAGTCAAGCGATCTGAAGATCCCCAGCAGTACTCTAGCCTCACCCCCACGCCCGGCCTCAACAGTGGCTCAGAGAAGCAATTGGGTTACGGTGGTGGAAACTCGGTGGCACCTCCACGCCCTGCTCCCCCGGCTAGCTACCAACGCATGGATAGCTACAGCGCGGGGTCACGCCAAGATACACCACCAACAGGCGGTTATGCCGCTCCGCTACAGAACAGTGCTTCGCAGGCAGATCGTTACGACCAAGAGCGACGCAGACAGGAGGAACAAGCGCGTATGCAACGTGAGCGAGAGAGGGAAAGGCAAagacaagaacaagaacgaCGGGACCGCGAGGAGATGGCTGCATACAACGCTTCAATACCGCAGAAGAAGGTACCCATCGCTCAGCAAGAGTTTGGTGGAGGCAGCTACGATGACCGGGACCCAAGTCCCTCGAGCACATCCCGCTACAATCCATCTCGTGCAGCTCCCTCAGCTCCAGCAGCCCAGCGAGCCCCTGCCGCACAGGCGCCAGGCTCGCTTCGCCAGATGGCAGCACAGCGTCCTGCCCCTTCCGCGCCCAGGCCACAACAGAACGGTGCCGGATATACCACCTCGCCCCAGTCCAAAATTCCAACTTCGCAGCAACGTCCACCGATGCAATCAAGCTCCAGCTACTCAGGCTCTCAAACCCAAGTGCCTCAAGTTCGTGCTCAGCCGCAGCAGCAAAAGCAGTACCAAGGTTCTTCTGCAGCACCGAAGCCGTTGAACGTAGCGAAGCCTACCGGGGCCCCTGCCAATGATGCGGTCAAGAAAGCTGAAGCTGCTCTCACAAGCAAGCCGAAAGAGGAGGCACCGCGGAAAGATGTGCGCATGTCCAGCATGTCTGAGAGCGAAGTGATGGCGAAACTTCGAGAAGTTGTCTCGAAAGACAAGCCCCTGGAGTCGTACAacaagcagaagaagattGGTCAGGGTGCCAGTGGTTCCGTATATGTCGCGCGTATTCGCGAAGGTGCTACCTCATCCATGGCACGTCGTATCCTCCAAGAGAACGGACCGCGTGCTCAAGTTGCGATCAAACAGATGGATCTCCGTAATCAGCCCCGCAAAGAGTTGATTGTCAACGAGATCATCGTTATGAAGGACAGCAAACACCCTAACATTGTCAACTTCCTTGACGCTTTCCTGCAAGAAGAGCAGTCTGAGTTGTGGGTGGTCATGGAGTTCATGGAGGGCGGTGCTTTGACTGATGTCATTGACAACAACCCTACCATTACTGAAGATCAGATTGCCACCATTTGCTTCGAG ACTTGTAAGGGTCTGGAGCACCTGCACAACCAAAACATTATTCACCGAGACATTAAGAGTGACAACGTTTTACTCGACGGGCGTGGCAACGTTAAGATCA CCGATTTTGGATTCTGCGCCAAGCTCACAGAACAACGATCCAAGCGTGCGACAATGGTCGGCACACCTTACTGGATGGCACCTGAAGTGGTAAAACAGAAAGAGTATGGCAACAAGGTCGATATCTGGTCATTAGGCATCATGGCCATCGAGATGATCGAATCCGAACCCCCATACCTTAACGAGGAGCCCCTCAAGGCACTTTACCTCATCGCCACGAACGGCACACCCCGCCTCAAGAAGCCAGATAAGCTGTCCAAGGAGCTCAAGGCCTTCCTCTCCGTCTGCCTCTGCGTCGACGTCAAGTCGCGCGCCAGCGCTTCCGAACTCATGAGCCATGACTTCCTCAAGAGCGGATGCAGTCTCAATAGCCTGTCGCAGCTGCTCAACTTCAGGAAGAACGGGAGCCACTAA
- a CDS encoding E2 ubiquitin-conjugating enzyme produces MADAAQRVLLNEFKALSKETWTNIELLNDNVFEWSVALIVLNPDSLYYGGYFKAKMTFPRNYPHSPPDFKFVRPLYHPNIYPDGRLCISILHPPGDDEMSGELAAERWSPVQRAETVLLSILSLLDDAETSSPANVDAGVMLRNQPEQYKHMVTKDTEASKADIPAGFVMPTHESAWRRKEEEGDFEMSWEDSDVESFGGSESDFDEEMDSDFEGEEDEDEEDK; encoded by the exons ATGGCGGACGCTGCACAACGAGTACTTCTGAACGAATTCAAGGCCCTGAGTAAGGAAACATGGACCAACATCGAG CTCCTGAACGATAACGTCTTCGAGTGGAGTGTTGCCCTTATCGTGCTCAACCCAGACTCCCTCTACTACGGCGGTTACTTCAAGGCCAAGATGACCTTTCCCCGCAATTACCCTCATTCCCCGCCAG ACTTCAAGTTCGTTCGCCCACTCTACCACCCGAACATCTACCCAGACGGCCGCCTGTGCATCTCGATCCTGCACCCGCCCGGCGATGACGAGATGTCCGGCGAGCTTGCGGCCGAGCGTTGGTCGCCCGTGCAGCGCGCCGAGACTGTCCTCCTCTCCATTCTCTCACTCCTGGACGATGCCGAGACCTCTTCGCCCGCCAACGTCGACGCCGGTGTGATGCTGCGCAACCAGCCAGAGCAGTACAAGCACATGGTCACAAAGGATACCGAGGCGTCGAAAGCAGATATTCCAGCGGGCTTCGTCATGCCCACACACGAATCAGCCTGGAGGCGAAAGGAAGAGGAGGGCGATTTCGAGATGAGCTGGGAAGACAGTGACGTCGAGAGCTTCGGTGGTAGCGAGAGCGATTTCGATGAGGAGATGGACTCCGATTTCGAGGGCGAAGAGGATGAAGACGAGGAGGACAAGTAA